The window TTTAGGCTGACATAACTGCATTTACTGCTTGATAATCTGTCTTTGGGCCTGGTGATAGATGCCTGGCTTGCTTATGAGTATGAAGCAGAAGCATATGTGCTACTGTTTGTAGATCTGGCAGTTGTCTCTAATTTCTGTAGTCCCTACTCTATCCCTTCCCAGATTAGTTGGCTTCCTCTGCCTGACCCCACAACTGACCCCAGTGCAGTTTAGCTTACAATACTGTCAAATTGAGATGAAGCTAATTATACAGGAAAACCTTGCTATTCGTGGACTCATCCACAGATACTAAagagttaaaacccatgtatttgtggttcctagagggctggaagtgaccacggaggtggaccattttggtggctggaaatggaccatttccagccaccattttgtaagcATATGTAATCAGGAGCCATTTTGGGGctcacttctttttttttttaaaggcattttttcacagtttgggggggcatttcatggcttggggggcattgctgggcacaaggagacaCCGCAGAGCACAGTACAGTAGCTCCCCCCACCATGTTTTGCTGTTTTGGGCCTTTTTTCAATCCAGAaacctaaccccctgttttctGTAGGCgcaatgcctcattactcatggtTTTATTACTTGCAGTAGTTGGCGAGAAACAGAACCCCCACgagtaacaaggtttgcctgtacagaTTACCTTTGGTCAATCCAGCAACAGAACTCACATGAAAGTGTGATATGCCGATCAGGTGTTTGTTACAATTTATCATTTGTAATGGCTGTCATTTTCATTGAATTCTCAACCAACTTATCTCAGAGATACTACACAGTGCAAGGCTGTAGTGGTGTTAGCCATTTATCTTCCGCCTGTCAAATGTCCTTTTTTCAATTACTACTGTAGCAGTTTTGAAACTGAATTAACTTTTTTCAGCTAAAAAAACCCTTGTTCAATCTTGTGTGTCTGCAGGATCTTTATTTAAATGCTGGTGGTGTGACTGTGTCATATTTTGAGTGGTTGAAGAACCTGAATCATGTCAGTTATGGACGCTTGACCTTTAAATATGAAAGGGACTCAAACTACCACTTGCTAAGTAAGTTCAACACGTTGTATATATTTTACACCAGTTTAGTGAAGAATTGTATTTAACTAAATTTCTAAACCAAGCAGCAGACTAAAGCATGGGGCTTTCTCTAGTTCCAGAAACTGGTTCATaatctagaccagtggttcccaacctgggttcctccagatgttgctgaactacaactcccatcattcctagctgcaGTGTTCTCTAGTAGCACACTTATAGGTTGCAACTGGTAATACTAAATGGCGGACTTCAACTTTAAATGGACTTGTGGAGATGGTGGTCCTGCATTTTCAGATGTGAGAACatgagaagctgccttacatcattggtccatctcacttgGTTTTGTTTGTATAGATTGGCAGCTGCTCCCTCCAGGGAGTCACACAGGAGCCTTTCTCTGGCCTGCCTGAAGCCTTCTGCCCAGAAAAGGAGAACCGATTGGCTATTGGTTCTCACCCTAATGGCTGGTATGAGGCTCAAACCCCCAGCTTTAGCATTGAAACCACACTGTCTAACTGAGGTAGGCTACCTATGGCTAGCCTCCCCCTAGGGGGAAACCAGGAAGAAAGATATCTGGGACATACAAGCTGGAAATCTGTAGCTGAGACTATGTAACTTCTGTCTCTACTACCTTGCCTTCTATTAGGTTTTTCGTGCACTTTCAAGTTGCTCTTGTCTACGAACACACTGTGGGAACGGCTTTGAATACTGAAGCTGGAAGCAACATGCTATGCCAGCACTCTTCTTGAGGTAGTTAAATTTTGAGTAAAGACTTGGCAGTTTAGGACTCATGGCTTAAATATAGTGCAGCTGTTGGCCCTTACATCCTTTCACAAAGCAGAGGCATAGTATAGAAGTCGTGCAGTTGCCACACTTACTAAGAGTCTCACTGAACACAGTATGGCTTTCTTGTAAGCAAGCATATGTGAGACTGGGCTGTAAATGTAAGAGCTGACACTTGTTGAAAAATCTTTCATGGGAAAGAAGTGTTGCTCTGTTCAAGGTTTTAactgactccccccccctcccttccagtgTCAGTCCAGGAAAGCTTGGAGAGAAAATTTGGAAAACATGGTGGATCTATTCCAGTTGTGCCTACTGCAGAATTCCAGGATAGGATATCTGTAAGTAGCTGCCTTTAAGATTTTGTCCAATCCTGTGTCTAGTATAAAAGTCACAGGTCGGTTTGGTTTGCTGCAGTCAGTGGGAGCCAGTTGTACAACTTTTGGGCTAAACTAAGAATGACTCTATAAAATACCAAGCAGCATAATGACAGAGTAAGAATTTTGTGTTAGCAGTTTTCAGTAGATTATAGTTCCAACTTAAACATAGTTCTAATTTTAGAGCTGAAATTTAAAAATGTGTCATTGTAATCTAAACTGTGTATATTTCCCAACATATTCTTCTGTAGTGGAACTATGTTGAATTACTTGCATCCTATGTTAAATCTGGGAGAAGTTATTGCTTGACTGATGTAACTTAAACAGTTGTTAAATGCATTTCTGTTGATGTGGATTTAATATTTTTCTAGCCAGTAGCAAAAGGAATATCCAGAAAAAGCAATACAGAAGTTCAGTCCCTCTAAACAGTGACATTAAAAATTCAACATTGAGCCCAAGGCTGCTTGCAGTTTGACCACTGATTTGCAATTTCTTCAATATAGGGTGCTTCTGAAAAAGACATTGTCCATTCTGGCTTGGCCTACACTATGGAGCGTTCTGCCCGGGTATGTATTGCAATAAGAAGAATATATATGAACACTTAAGCCCTTTatgctgtacatggttacagcatCAGCTGGAATGTACCAGCAAGCCCCACACCATTGTACTTCATAGCCTACCTCCACCCAGCTCTCAACAGATACAGCATTTGTAGGCGCAGAGACAAGCACGGTACCCAGGGAGGGGTTCCCCCCCATTATTAAGAAAGCTGGACACCTTGCATTCTTGGTATTGGGGAGAATCTCTCCCagaatacagcatttgtctctgctgacAGATATCCgtggagagtgtgtgtggggggggggatgggcatGGTTTAAGAGCATGGTGCAAGAGTCCAATACACTCCACTCTCTGGCACACTCCAATAGGCACTTCCCCCTGGATACAGTAGCCATAGTATGCCTGAAGAGGTAACCAGAGAAGCACGTGGAAGCATTAGATTGTCTTCACATACCCCCATTCTCCACTTTTGTGCTTGCTAGAGTTAGTCTAGCATCGATGCATTACCACAGAAATGTAGTGGGAAGGTGCTAGTGACAGGTTATTTAACTAACTTGTTCTTCCACTGAAGagcaatcccccccccgcccttgtaATCAGCTATTGGTGAGGGGGTGTTGGAAGAGACTGGGGAGCAGAGACTTTCAGGTGTCCAGGTAACCAGGGTGAAGAAATTGAGGTCCCTTCTGGCTACTGCCCTCTTGACAGGATTGCTGTCTGTAGTAACAGCTGTCCGAAGAAGTTGGTTGGTGTGAGTTGCTTGGCCTCTTCAAGGATTTCAAGCAAAGTTTGGCACAGTTGCAAAATAAGTCATTCAGTTAATGAACAACCTGTAAAAGTGTTTAGAACTTTATTAGAAAGCTTGATGTCGCATAGTTGCTAAGAGACAGAGCTGTGATCAGGacagtttgaatctcacctctgctgtTATCTCAGCAAGTAGCTTTTGGCAAGCCACTCCTTCTCGGCCTGggttccccagctgcaacagaatGCTCAAAAAGCACTACAGAAATTACCAGAATTTGTTGTGTAAAAATCGAATACAAGCCCAAATTGTTGTGGAAGCAGTGTTGTATCAGTGTTGTATCAGTGTTGTATCAGTGTTGTATCAGTGGCTTCCCCAAGTCAGGTTCCTTGTAATACTGTGTGTATATTAACATGAAACATGCATTCAGCAGTACAATTTTTTTTGTTCTCCAGCAAATCATGCGTACTGCCATGAAGTACAATCTAGGTCTGGACCTGAGAACAGCTGCCTACGTCAATGCAATTGAGAAAGTCTTCAAGGTATACAATGAAGCTGGTCTGACCTTCACATAAATGAGAAGTCCTCCACATCTGTCTGGCACCTTGTTGTATACCCTCTTCAGAAAGCTTATCACAAGTTTACATATAATCACAGAAATCCCTCTTTCCTTTTCTCACCTAACTATAGTGGATATGATTCTCCATTTGTTTCAGTCAAATCTAGTCTTTTTTtataatgaaaaaataataatcatgaaTCTAGGGCTTCATGAAGAAAGATAACCAGTTCATCTGCACTTGGTCCAGGGGGTTGTTTCTTGAAAtttaaaaaggtaccttttaCTGTATGAACCTGTGGTCTTGCCACAATAAGCATCCTAGCAAAGCTTCAGATCACACCTGCTGTGTACTGTTGGAGCAAATAGCTAACTATTCATGCACTTTGGCTTCAAACAATGTAACTCTTAGCTTTGGCACTTTGAGTAAAGGCCTTGGATGATCAATGCAGTGGCATTATCAAAGACAGAATGGGCCTCCTGCAGGGAATACTTTGATAGGATTCTCATTTTTACACTTAGCAGAGCCATAGGCCTGGTTCTCTTTAGgcaatgtgtttctttttataatcTGTGCTCCTGTTACAAGACTGCCTTTCAATTATGTACTCAACCTCAGCTTAAGCACTTACAAGGTGCATGGAGGGATGGGTTGCAGGAGCTAATAAGCTGAAGCAGTATCATTGTACAGACATCCAATGGAATGACCTCTTGTGTGTTAATCTCATCTCTGCATATccaattagtgtgtgtgtgttttttttaagtacttGAGCATAGTCTTAGATAGTCCAAAGAATTTATGTAGCCTCTTGCTCTTCTCAGTTGTTACTTTCTGAGGCTGATGCCTCAGTGAACAATTAAAGCAGAAATCATTGGCAACAAGGAGCCAGGCTGCTGCTATAAACATTATGTAGTGTCTTAATACACTGAGACcagtcacacaatcaaaaactctgttctacccaggtttgggagctgtgtgtgctcctgattttcagttgtgaGAAGCAAGGTatgaagaaaacctgggtagcttttcctcctacctttcttccacacaatcgcttctacctaggttttcctcctactttgtttccacTCAACCataaattgggagtgcacacagctcccaaacccaggtagaacacagttttgattgcgtgaatgactTCACTGACTTTCTGTACCCTTCATTTGGAGGTTTTGCATATTCTGAACATAAAGAATTTTAATAGAGGACCTTGAAGTGGGATTGGATTGCACAGTTTGAAAGTTTTTGACAAGGTCTTTTGTTGGAGGAGTCCTATAAAGTGCCAGATGTATTTATGTAACGAatatgaatgttttttaaaaccaaccCAAGCCTTCCCAGAAACTCATGCTCTTTTTCTAGCTACTTATAACTCATGATGTAACATGGTAACAAAGGCTATTATTAAAAGTTGACCTTTCCATACGTACATGCTGACTTCTTGTTTTTTCATAGCATTTCTTAGTGTGAGGGGTAGCTGAAAAGTCCAGTCTAGACAGAATGAAGTTGCATCTCAAAGCCGATTCCAACCTATTAGGCTAAACATGTGCTGGACTTGTAATAAAGGTAGAGCAGACACTTTACAAAGAGCCCTTTTCTTGGACAGGTTATCAaatgtataccgccctgagccattttggaagggcggtataaaaatcaaatgaatgaatgaagtatgCGGGGCCTCCTCATGTGACTTCAGAAGTGCACAGGGCTGTCTCCCTGCGGGTGGTATCTACATGGCTATCACAATTCCTGCAATGGCAGCACCTTGAAAATGCGCCACATCAATGTGACAAGTTAGTAATGTCTAActtatgtcccattaatttcaattgacTGAGTCCAGATGTAGTGTACACACTGACAATGGGTAAATGTGTGTCCTGAAGGCAACCACAACCAGGAAATGGAATAAGTTGTCCCACCATCTGCAAGACCCATCCTTCCTACACTTGGTGCTTCATGGTATTTGTATGTTTAAAACAAATCTCTGCAGGTGATCATCAATACTTCTGGTGACCATTAATATTTCTGGTAACAAATTCCTTATGTTGCGCATTGTATAAAGTGCTTGCCTTTAAGATGTCTGCAATGGTGCTTATTATTGTAATTATTAAGTGTATGCATaaatgatggctttaaaaggggtttagtcAAATTCATGGGGAAcaaggctatcaatggctactcatctggtggctgtgggccacctccagcctcagaggcacgatgcctctcaataccagttgcaggggagcaacagcaggagagagggcatgcacatacctcttgcctgtgggctccccaaaggcatctggtgggccactgtgtgaaacaggatcctggactagatgggccttgtgcctgatccagcagggctgttcttatgttcttaaagggcAAGTTGCTTTAGTTTGACCTTTAGTTTTTCAAGCTTCATTCTTCTGAAATCTTCAGTCTCTTCCTTGACCCTCTTTAATACTTCAGTTCCTGTTCTTGCCATTTCAAACCACTGCCTGATCTTCCAATGACTGACAGTTaggagcatatgaagctgccatatactgggtcagactattggtctgtctagttcagtattgtctacacagactgacagccgtttctccaaggttgcaggcaggaatctctctcagccctatcttggagaagccagggaaggaacttggaaccttctgctcttcccagagtggctccatcccctgaggggaatatcttacagtgctcacatttgtagtctcccattcatatgcaaccagggcagaccctgcttagctaaggggacaagtcatgcttgctaccacaagaccagctctcctctcttgttggTTCAGTACTCTTATCTCTGTCATGACTGATGATGATGCCAGACTTCCTTCAGAGCTTGAAAGTGTTTCTATCTGGTTATCATGAAATGGATCTTCATTTGTGAGATGTTAACACAAGCTCTTTAGTAGGGTAGGGAAGCAGCACCTCACCCTTCATAGTTACAGTTCCCAAGTTTCATTTTGCATTCTGCTTGTGGTGGTATTActggtgtaaaggtaaagtgtgccatcaagtctattttgacttccggcgcccacagagccctgtggttttctttggtggaatatgggaggggtttaccattgcctcttcccacacagtatgagacgatgtctttcagcatcttcctatattgctgctgcctgatatagtaccagcggagattcaaaccagcaatcttctgcttgttagtcaagcattcccctgctgcgccacttaaggtgtgcaTGTATGCAAACTTCCATATGCGCTTTGAGACTCACTCACGCCTTAGCCTACTTGCCTAATGGTCTATATGTGAACTATCCCCATGAAAATTTCTTGACGCAGTTTTGCAAAGTGTATGTTGCTGTTTAAAACCTGCATACCactagttattaaaacaaatattctaGTTTGAGATAGCAAAGAACTTGTAAAAAGCTTTTAGGGTATAGTTTACTCTTAATTAAGGTATAAAGAATATATTAGACTTTTTAATGGCAAATATAAAGTTTTTCTAGTAAGCAAAAGATCTTGAGCACTGTTGCATTTTTGAATGTGCTTAAAGGGTACATAAGAGATAGGAGTAATTAGGTTGAGGCATTCTTCTTTTCCTCACTCTGGCCAAAGCTTTTCCCCCAGGCAGACACCTGGCTTGTTACATTCTGCACAGCCTTCTCACCTGCATCTTGAGTAGTTTTGCAGACATCATCCAGTACTGCAAAACAAAGAGAAGTTTATTTAAAAGAGTAACCTCTCTCCATGTGAGGTTTGCTTCAATGGTAATCTAAAATACAGTATCAAAGCTATCCATTTGCATGGGGGAAAGTCACTTGTGGGCCTGCTCTGTTAAAAACCTATGAATAAAGTCATGGTAGATAAAGGGGATCGGGAGGATTGCTAATttctgattttgaaagaattggaaACTACCTCTTTGGTGGGACCTGGGCAGGAAGACCTCGGGTGCAATCCAGTGATTTCTGGGTTTCCAGCCACACAGCTTTACTAACTGGAGCAGAATAACTGGCTTCCCCATTTATAGATCTACTGGAGGGCAGAAAAAATGCATTCCAAACCCCATCTTCCCCCACTTCTCTGCACTTTGTTTCTAGATGCCACATGTTTCCTGGTTATTATTAATACCCATTTCCCCTCTTACCTTTCTGACCAGTTTCTG of the Hemicordylus capensis ecotype Gifberg chromosome 3, rHemCap1.1.pri, whole genome shotgun sequence genome contains:
- the LOC128349211 gene encoding adipogenesis regulatory factor-like, translated to MFKLNLAEEAKKLTGTTAQDTVNSANQAVQQVVDQVTETGQKVLDDVCKTTQDAGEKAVQNVTSQVSAWGKSFGQSEEKKNAST